In one Pseudomonas sp. 31-12 genomic region, the following are encoded:
- a CDS encoding ABC transporter permease produces the protein MFENLLQNLGLSAFSLKGFGPLLMEGTWMTIKLSALSLLLAVLLGLLGATAKLSKVKLVRVPAQIYTTLIRGVPDLVLMLLIFYSLQTWLTSFTDFMEWEYIEINPFSAGVITLGFIYGAYFTETFRGAILSVPRGQVEAATAYGLKRGQRFRIVVFPQMMRFALPGIGNNWMVMLKATALVSIIGLADLVKAAQDAGKSTYQLFYFLVLAALIYLAITSASNFVLRWLERRYAAGSREAVR, from the coding sequence ATGTTCGAAAACCTATTACAAAACCTGGGGCTCTCAGCCTTCAGCCTCAAGGGCTTCGGTCCGTTGCTGATGGAAGGCACCTGGATGACCATCAAATTATCGGCATTGTCGCTGCTGCTGGCCGTATTGCTCGGCCTGCTCGGCGCCACCGCCAAACTGTCAAAAGTCAAACTGGTGCGGGTTCCGGCCCAGATCTACACCACGCTGATTCGCGGCGTGCCGGACCTGGTGCTGATGCTGCTGATTTTCTACAGCCTGCAAACCTGGTTGACGTCGTTTACCGATTTCATGGAATGGGAATACATCGAGATCAACCCGTTCAGCGCCGGGGTCATCACCCTGGGCTTCATTTACGGCGCGTACTTCACTGAAACCTTCCGCGGGGCGATTCTCTCGGTGCCTCGGGGTCAGGTCGAAGCCGCTACCGCTTATGGCCTCAAACGCGGCCAGCGTTTTCGAATCGTGGTGTTCCCGCAAATGATGCGTTTCGCCCTGCCGGGTATCGGTAACAACTGGATGGTGATGCTCAAGGCCACCGCGCTGGTATCGATCATCGGCCTCGCCGATTTGGTCAAGGCTGCGCAGGACGCCGGTAAAAGCACCTATCAACTGTTTTACTTCCTGGTGCTTGCCGCGCTGATTTACCTGGCCATCACCAGCGCCTCGAACTTCGTCCTGCGCTGGCTCGAACGCCGCTACGCCGCCGGTTCCCGGGAGGCCGTACGATGA
- a CDS encoding ABC transporter permease yields MIELLQEYWKPFLYTDGYNITGLAMTMWLLTASIVIGFLVSIPLSIARVSPHFYIRWPVQFYTYLFRGTPLYIQLLICYTGIYSLAAVRAQPVLDAFFRDAMNCTILAFALNTCAYTTEIFAGAIRSMAHGEVEAAKAYGLTGWKLYAYVIMPSALRRSLPYYSNEVILMLHSTTVAFTATIPDILKVARDANSATFLTFQSFGIAALIYLTITFALVGLFRLAERRWLAFLGPTH; encoded by the coding sequence ATGATCGAACTCTTGCAGGAATACTGGAAACCCTTCCTTTATACCGACGGCTACAACATCACCGGCCTGGCCATGACCATGTGGCTGCTGACCGCCTCGATCGTCATCGGCTTCCTGGTGTCGATCCCGCTGTCCATCGCCCGGGTGTCGCCGCATTTCTACATTCGCTGGCCGGTGCAGTTCTACACCTACCTGTTTCGCGGCACGCCGCTGTATATCCAGCTGCTGATTTGCTACACCGGTATCTACAGCCTGGCCGCAGTACGTGCACAACCGGTACTGGATGCGTTCTTTCGCGATGCGATGAACTGCACGATCCTGGCCTTCGCCCTGAACACCTGCGCCTACACCACGGAGATTTTCGCCGGGGCGATCCGCAGCATGGCCCACGGTGAAGTCGAAGCGGCCAAGGCCTACGGTCTGACAGGCTGGAAGCTGTATGCCTACGTGATCATGCCATCAGCCCTGCGTCGCTCGTTGCCTTATTACAGCAACGAAGTGATTCTGATGCTGCACTCGACCACTGTGGCGTTCACCGCGACCATCCCCGATATCCTGAAAGTCGCACGGGACGCCAACTCGGCGACCTTCCTGACTTTCCAGTCGTTCGGCATCGCCGCGCTGATTTACCTGACAATTACCTTTGCGCTGGTCGGCCTGTTCCGCCTCGCCGAACGCCGATGGCTGGCGTTCCTCGGGCCGACCCACTAG
- a CDS encoding succinylglutamate desuccinylase/aspartoacylase family protein has protein sequence MRHQIHDLLAPLPGTARQIHSFHFGPTSAKGKIYIQSSLHADEMPGMLVAWHLKQRLAELEASGRLRSKIVLVPVANPVGLEQVLMDVPLGRYELESGQNFNRWFVDLSEAVGNEIEGQLGDDPQHNLELIRTSLRNALAAQTAGTQLQSQRLTLQRLACDADVVLDLHCDFEAVAHLYTTPEAWPQVEPLARYIGAEASLLATDSGGQSFDECFTLLWWQLKERFGEQFNIPLGSFSVTVELRGQGDVNHPLASLDCQALIDYLIHFGAIAGEPAPLPELPYPATPLAGVEPVSTPVGGLLVFTALPGEYLEAGQLIAEIIDPINDRVTPVHCTAAGLMYARSLRRMATAGMVIAHVAGTEAYRSGYLLSP, from the coding sequence ATGCGCCACCAGATACATGACTTGCTGGCCCCGCTGCCGGGGACCGCTCGACAGATTCACAGCTTCCACTTCGGCCCGACGTCGGCCAAAGGCAAGATCTACATCCAGTCGTCCCTGCACGCCGATGAAATGCCCGGCATGCTGGTGGCCTGGCACCTCAAGCAGCGTCTGGCGGAACTTGAAGCCTCCGGCCGCCTGCGCAGTAAAATCGTGCTGGTGCCAGTGGCCAATCCGGTTGGCCTGGAACAAGTGCTGATGGACGTGCCGCTGGGCCGCTACGAGCTGGAAAGCGGGCAGAACTTCAATCGCTGGTTCGTCGACTTGAGCGAAGCGGTGGGCAACGAGATCGAAGGCCAGCTTGGCGATGATCCGCAGCACAACCTCGAACTCATCCGCACCAGCCTGCGCAATGCCTTGGCGGCGCAGACTGCCGGCACGCAACTGCAATCCCAGCGCCTGACCCTGCAACGACTGGCCTGCGATGCGGACGTGGTGCTGGACCTGCATTGCGATTTCGAAGCGGTTGCCCACCTTTACACCACCCCCGAAGCCTGGCCCCAGGTCGAACCTTTGGCGCGCTACATCGGCGCGGAAGCGAGCCTGCTGGCCACCGATTCCGGCGGTCAGTCGTTCGATGAATGCTTCACCCTGCTGTGGTGGCAGTTGAAAGAGCGTTTCGGCGAACAATTCAACATTCCGCTCGGCAGCTTTTCGGTCACCGTCGAATTGCGTGGCCAGGGCGACGTCAATCACCCCCTGGCCAGCCTCGATTGCCAGGCGCTGATCGATTACCTGATTCACTTCGGCGCCATTGCCGGCGAACCGGCGCCATTACCCGAGCTGCCCTACCCCGCCACACCGTTGGCCGGCGTCGAGCCGGTGTCGACACCGGTGGGCGGCCTGCTGGTGTTCACCGCGCTGCCGGGGGAATACCTCGAGGCCGGGCAACTGATCGCCGAAATCATCGACCCGATCAACGATCGCGTCACCCCCGTTCATTGCACCGCCGCCGGCCTGATGTACGCCCGTTCGCTGCGGCGCATGGCCACTGCCGGCATGGTGATCGCGCACGTCGCGGGCACCGAGGCCTATCGCAGCGGCTACCTACTTTCGCCTTGA